In a single window of the Methanofollis ethanolicus genome:
- a CDS encoding heparan-alpha-glucosaminide N-acetyltransferase: protein MNVQPYARKWGEVLSTHSSSRRFREIDLLRGIAIVMMVAYHLLFDLWFFGTAAVDVLDGFWRYFALATATLFIALAGLSLPISYERRRQKMTGLSLCFEYGRRGGKVFLFGMLATLATWIFLGEGFIVFGILHLIGFAIITAPFFLRFGRWNLFVGAAIILAAVPIGNLAGPSWLIPLGIPPAGFYSVDYVPIVPWLGVALIGMAIGFLLYPGGRRRFGVPAMEGRGADALCMMGRNSLAIYLLHQPVIVAVLLAARVVTG, encoded by the coding sequence ATGAATGTACAGCCATATGCCCGGAAATGGGGAGAGGTCCTCTCCACCCATTCGTCGTCACGACGCTTCCGGGAGATCGACCTCCTGCGGGGGATTGCCATCGTCATGATGGTCGCCTATCATCTCCTCTTCGACCTCTGGTTCTTCGGAACCGCTGCCGTCGATGTGCTGGACGGGTTCTGGCGGTACTTCGCCCTTGCCACCGCCACCCTCTTCATCGCCCTCGCCGGCCTCTCCCTCCCGATCAGTTATGAGAGGAGACGGCAGAAGATGACCGGGCTTTCACTCTGTTTTGAGTATGGGCGGAGAGGAGGCAAGGTATTTCTCTTCGGCATGCTCGCCACCCTCGCCACCTGGATCTTCCTCGGCGAGGGTTTCATCGTCTTCGGCATCCTCCACCTCATCGGCTTCGCCATCATCACCGCCCCCTTCTTCCTGCGCTTCGGGCGGTGGAACCTCTTCGTCGGCGCCGCGATCATCCTTGCCGCCGTGCCCATCGGCAATCTCGCCGGCCCGTCCTGGCTCATCCCCCTCGGCATCCCCCCTGCCGGATTTTATAGCGTCGACTATGTCCCCATCGTCCCCTGGCTCGGCGTGGCCCTCATCGGCATGGCGATCGGTTTTCTCCTCTATCCGGGAGGGAGACGCAGGTTCGGCGTCCCTGCGATGGAGGGGAGGGGCGCGGACGCCCTCTGCATGATGGGCAGGAACTCACTCGCGATCTACCTCCTTCACCAACCGGTGATCGTGGCCGTCCTCCTCGCCGCAAGGGTTGTGACCGGATGA
- a CDS encoding PP2C family protein-serine/threonine phosphatase — protein MAMVHYDVAGMSRAGHLSRNEDAYAVIETADACLLAVADGVGGEADGDRAAQIAIETVTSFFTSMYRTGMDGSAVRGLLEYAFSGADRQIRAAAVGQARMGTTLVAAIVREDQVWIANCGDSRAFVAGKEILFKTWEHSLVSTLVRMGFLDPTAARDHPLKHVITHALGLTLCVDLYDATIPADTALILCSDGLRDDVVREILAKEEILESETFARALVEGGAATSDDDVTVVVLKA, from the coding sequence ATGGCGATGGTGCACTATGACGTCGCAGGGATGAGCCGCGCCGGCCACCTGAGCAGGAACGAAGATGCCTATGCTGTGATCGAGACCGCTGATGCCTGCCTGCTCGCTGTCGCGGACGGTGTCGGCGGAGAGGCCGACGGAGACCGGGCAGCACAGATCGCCATTGAAACCGTCACATCGTTCTTCACCAGCATGTACCGCACAGGGATGGACGGTTCTGCGGTGAGGGGCCTCCTGGAATATGCGTTCTCCGGGGCAGACCGGCAGATCAGGGCCGCGGCCGTGGGGCAGGCAAGGATGGGGACCACTCTTGTTGCCGCCATTGTCAGGGAAGATCAGGTCTGGATCGCAAACTGCGGGGACAGCAGGGCTTTTGTTGCAGGTAAAGAGATCCTCTTCAAGACATGGGAGCATTCTCTTGTCAGCACGCTGGTCAGGATGGGATTCCTCGACCCGACTGCCGCCAGGGACCATCCCCTGAAGCATGTCATCACCCATGCCCTTGGCCTCACCCTCTGTGTGGACCTGTACGACGCGACGATCCCGGCAGACACTGCCCTTATCCTCTGCAGCGACGGCCTGAGAGATGACGTGGTCCGTGAAATCCTGGCAAAAGAAGAGATCCTCGAAAGCGAGACATTTGCACGGGCACTGGTGGAAGGCGGGGCCGCCACATCGGATGACGACGTGACAGTTGTTGTGCTGAAGGCCTGA
- a CDS encoding serine/threonine-protein kinase, producing the protein MSGEAPPSVRIGNGFPSELEERYGDAELVGRGGMALVFRAQRRSDGKMVAVKVPTRYDEATGHCFMKEMQIWKQLRHKNIVEVYTYNILPVPFVEMEFVGPSLAERKVPVPVGEAVSIVRGVAEGLAYAHAAGLIHRDIKPGNILIAPDGTPKITDWGLGKEVADRKETQFIAFSLDYATPEQISPSTYGRADARTDIFQMGVVFYELLTGRVPFSGDGMGEMSVAILTDAPLPPSRIMENLGAFDAIVLKCLEKTQENRYQSIEDLLSDLDALPGGPNGSDDPV; encoded by the coding sequence ATGAGCGGCGAGGCACCCCCTTCCGTACGGATTGGAAACGGCTTCCCCTCGGAACTGGAAGAACGGTATGGAGATGCCGAACTCGTCGGCCGAGGAGGGATGGCTCTCGTCTTCAGGGCACAGAGACGGTCGGATGGGAAGATGGTTGCCGTCAAAGTGCCGACGCGCTACGACGAGGCGACAGGCCACTGTTTCATGAAGGAGATGCAGATCTGGAAGCAACTCCGCCACAAAAATATTGTCGAGGTCTACACCTACAACATCCTGCCCGTTCCCTTCGTGGAGATGGAGTTCGTCGGCCCCTCTCTGGCAGAGAGGAAGGTTCCCGTTCCTGTCGGAGAGGCCGTCTCCATCGTCAGGGGTGTTGCCGAAGGACTTGCGTACGCCCACGCTGCCGGCTTGATCCACCGGGACATCAAGCCGGGAAATATCCTGATCGCACCTGACGGAACGCCGAAGATCACGGACTGGGGGCTCGGCAAGGAGGTGGCCGACAGAAAAGAGACTCAGTTCATCGCATTTTCCCTTGATTATGCCACTCCCGAACAGATCTCGCCGAGCACCTATGGACGGGCGGACGCGCGGACCGATATCTTCCAGATGGGAGTGGTGTTCTACGAACTGCTGACAGGAAGGGTGCCTTTCAGCGGAGACGGCATGGGCGAGATGAGCGTCGCCATCCTCACCGACGCGCCGCTTCCCCCATCCCGGATCATGGAGAATCTCGGGGCCTTTGACGCCATTGTCCTGAAATGTCTTGAAAAAACACAGGAAAATCGGTATCAGTCCATCGAGGATCTTCTTTCCGACCTCGACGCCCTGCCGGGCGGACCGAACGGATCAGATGATCCGGTATAA
- a CDS encoding FHA domain-containing protein, with product MGEKKGQHTLVVEKDRAFLDELSEYLDILGNPTRLRILTAIETVPKDIRTISREIETSYENTKKHLDKLLMVGVIRKEAGMSAPTSKGIHLVWKYSVMPGGIEGIIQNLGLFSNLQVRFDDETLSERIEAVLEQVSGKIGADIPVVVLLGGPEDGRAFPLTTDIVSVGRADPAAAGPYDPEHDIVLPEEYGAVTRISRPHCRLISSGGRWQVEDCGSTGGTYLNTMRLDLRVRADLHDGSIIELGKGAKGARLVFRIPKESTGT from the coding sequence ATGGGAGAGAAAAAAGGACAGCATACGCTTGTTGTGGAGAAGGACCGGGCATTTCTCGACGAACTCTCGGAGTACCTCGATATCCTCGGGAATCCGACGCGCCTGCGGATCCTGACGGCTATCGAGACAGTGCCGAAGGATATCAGGACGATCTCTCGGGAGATCGAGACGAGTTATGAGAATACGAAAAAGCACCTCGACAAACTTCTCATGGTCGGCGTGATCCGAAAAGAGGCAGGAATGAGTGCTCCGACCTCGAAAGGGATCCATCTGGTCTGGAAATACTCGGTCATGCCCGGCGGCATCGAGGGGATCATCCAGAACCTCGGGCTCTTTTCCAATCTCCAGGTCCGCTTTGACGATGAGACTCTCTCTGAACGGATCGAGGCGGTGCTTGAGCAGGTTTCGGGAAAGATCGGTGCGGACATTCCTGTCGTCGTCCTTCTCGGCGGCCCCGAGGACGGCAGGGCCTTTCCCCTTACGACCGATATTGTTTCTGTAGGACGGGCCGACCCTGCGGCCGCGGGACCGTACGATCCCGAACATGACATCGTCCTCCCCGAAGAGTACGGCGCGGTGACACGGATCTCGCGCCCCCACTGCCGCCTGATCTCGTCAGGTGGCAGGTGGCAGGTCGAAGACTGCGGCAGCACCGGGGGGACATATCTGAATACCATGCGCCTTGACCTCCGCGTACGGGCAGATCTACATGATGGCAGCATCATCGAACTCGGAAAAGGGGCGAAGGGAGCGAGGCTCGTCTTCAGGATCCCGAAAGAGAGTACAGGCACATAA
- a CDS encoding ABC transporter permease — translation MSRSVVFDLSVRNVQRHFLRSLLAAVGIVIGVIAITALGIMGANMTLSVTETLSENSDTIKVSPGGGHGGGGDGPGSGPGGGGGGSSDEDEYISTDQLKDIQQAASPNTVIPVYSESDTISVGGQEGRATVYGLNENDIATLLTVTNGTYLKSTSTALVGPNLAERYGIKIGSRIEIGDEDSDEGTSKVRVAGILEERGMTFDITTDNAIVVSDRWFTGFYGGEGEYDEVIVKLDDINDADAVEEAIDDQLNRKEDEVTISDASRMMDSITSSISTIISMMMGIGAISLVVASVSIFNVMMMSVTERVREIGILRSIGTRRNVVRKMFLYEAFILGAVGAGIGGVLSVIIGYMIVYSMVGTTDYFFTIESLIYVPYGIAVGIIVCVLSGVYPAWKASNLDPIQALAAE, via the coding sequence ATGAGCAGGAGCGTGGTCTTCGACCTCTCGGTACGAAACGTTCAGAGACACTTCCTCCGCTCCCTCCTCGCCGCCGTCGGCATCGTGATCGGTGTCATCGCCATCACCGCCCTCGGCATCATGGGGGCGAACATGACCCTTTCGGTTACCGAAACGCTTTCGGAGAACAGCGACACGATCAAGGTGTCGCCGGGCGGAGGGCATGGGGGCGGTGGCGACGGACCGGGCAGCGGACCGGGCGGAGGTGGCGGAGGATCCAGCGACGAGGACGAGTACATCTCTACCGATCAACTCAAGGACATTCAACAGGCCGCAAGTCCCAATACCGTGATCCCTGTCTACTCGGAGTCGGACACGATATCTGTCGGTGGTCAGGAAGGCAGGGCAACTGTCTACGGTCTTAACGAGAATGACATCGCCACCCTGCTCACCGTGACCAACGGCACCTATCTGAAGAGCACGTCGACCGCACTTGTAGGTCCCAATCTGGCCGAGCGCTACGGGATAAAGATCGGGAGCAGGATCGAGATCGGGGACGAGGATAGCGATGAGGGTACGAGCAAAGTCCGTGTCGCCGGCATTCTTGAAGAGCGGGGGATGACCTTCGACATCACCACCGACAACGCCATCGTCGTCTCGGATCGCTGGTTCACCGGCTTCTACGGCGGCGAAGGGGAGTACGACGAGGTCATCGTAAAACTCGACGATATCAACGATGCCGACGCGGTCGAGGAGGCGATCGATGACCAGTTGAACCGCAAAGAGGACGAGGTCACGATCTCGGACGCCTCGCGGATGATGGACTCGATCACCTCGTCGATCTCGACGATCATCTCCATGATGATGGGCATCGGCGCGATCTCCCTTGTCGTGGCCTCGGTGAGTATCTTCAACGTGATGATGATGTCGGTGACCGAAAGGGTCCGCGAGATCGGGATCCTGCGGAGCATCGGCACCCGCAGAAACGTGGTGCGGAAAATGTTCCTGTACGAAGCGTTCATCCTCGGTGCGGTGGGCGCAGGGATCGGCGGCGTCCTGAGCGTGATCATCGGGTATATGATCGTGTACAGTATGGTCGGGACGACGGATTACTTCTTCACCATCGAGAGTCTCATCTATGTCCCCTACGGGATAGCAGTCGGGATCATCGTCTGTGTGCTCTCGGGGGTCTATCCGGCATGGAAAGCCTCGAATCTCGATCCGATCCAGGCGCTGGCGGCTGAGTAG
- a CDS encoding ABC transporter ATP-binding protein encodes MSSVPVISLKDVVKVYPLPAGDVVALKGISLDIMDGEFVAIMGPSGSGKSTLLNQIGSLDVPTSGDLFIAGRNIREMNDDELTDMRRDTIGYIFQKFNLIPLLTLYENVEYPLILKYGKRDTTGRPIELLNMVGLEGPMIEHKPTEISGGQQQRVAIARALVNDPKILLCDEPTGNLDTKTSEQIMDILTDLNRQGRTVIMVTHNPETATYANRTIVIRDGRVVS; translated from the coding sequence ATGAGCAGCGTTCCGGTCATCAGCCTGAAGGACGTCGTCAAGGTGTATCCTCTGCCCGCAGGAGACGTGGTGGCGCTCAAGGGGATCTCCCTCGACATCATGGACGGAGAGTTCGTGGCGATCATGGGGCCGTCCGGGTCCGGAAAGTCCACTCTGCTCAACCAGATCGGCAGCCTGGACGTTCCGACCTCAGGCGACCTCTTCATCGCGGGTCGGAACATCAGGGAGATGAACGACGACGAACTCACCGACATGCGGCGCGACACCATCGGCTACATCTTCCAGAAGTTCAACCTCATCCCCCTCCTCACCCTCTACGAGAACGTGGAATATCCATTGATCCTGAAATACGGGAAGAGGGACACGACCGGGAGACCGATCGAACTGCTGAATATGGTCGGGTTGGAGGGACCGATGATCGAGCACAAGCCCACCGAGATCTCGGGCGGGCAGCAGCAGAGGGTAGCGATTGCACGGGCACTCGTCAACGACCCGAAGATCCTCCTCTGCGACGAACCCACCGGAAACTTGGACACAAAGACGAGCGAACAGATCATGGACATCCTCACCGATCTGAACAGGCAGGGGCGGACGGTCATCATGGTCACCCACAACCCCGAAACGGCCACCTATGCCAACCGCACGATCGTCATCAGGGACGGGAGGGTCGTCTCATGA
- a CDS encoding COG1361 S-layer family protein → MRKIVWITLIIFSLLIGTVAASTDENYAAAAQVSVTDVQINPAVLIKGDTATVAVTVKNTGDDSVAISRATLSGTGIAVLNSQTYDTVGDIGASTTKTFTFTIRADGSDGFYYPTFTLDFRNAGSLRSPVPVQVQSNEVEISVLNKPEVFTADKKETVKLLIGNSRENAVSSVTVTPSGDGIESTQSSSFIGNISPDGSAEVTFDIAASHSTDLVLTVTYRNGINTHTTVLSVPIDVGTSLTDPILVVNNLKMSASGGTYDLTGDVTNAGLEDAMSVIVTAGSPAKATDPYPNYVIGSLDSDDFSSFEVTFTGQGLISVPILVQYKDEDGNDYTTTYTYEMSTGMATASGDSSSVSASSGSPSSGGAPGGGGPGGMSMFGMGGGGRSGSLPLTQIGILIVVLIVGVVAWRKGYLGRARTALKNRVKKE, encoded by the coding sequence ATGAGAAAAATCGTATGGATAACACTGATCATATTCTCTCTGCTCATCGGCACCGTTGCCGCGTCGACAGACGAGAATTATGCCGCCGCTGCGCAGGTGTCGGTCACCGATGTGCAGATTAACCCGGCTGTTCTGATAAAGGGCGATACTGCCACAGTCGCCGTGACCGTGAAGAACACGGGCGACGATAGTGTCGCCATATCACGCGCCACACTTTCCGGGACCGGTATTGCAGTCTTGAACAGCCAGACCTACGACACCGTCGGGGACATCGGCGCCAGCACGACGAAGACCTTCACCTTCACGATACGGGCCGACGGTTCCGACGGTTTCTATTACCCGACCTTCACCCTGGACTTCAGAAACGCCGGGAGTCTCAGGTCGCCGGTCCCGGTGCAGGTGCAGAGCAACGAGGTGGAGATCTCAGTGCTGAACAAGCCCGAAGTCTTCACCGCAGACAAGAAGGAAACCGTGAAACTGTTGATCGGAAACTCCAGGGAGAACGCGGTCAGCAGTGTGACTGTCACGCCGTCGGGAGACGGTATCGAGAGTACCCAGTCCAGTTCCTTTATCGGAAACATCTCGCCTGACGGCTCGGCAGAGGTCACGTTCGATATCGCAGCCTCCCACTCCACGGACCTCGTCCTTACGGTCACCTATCGCAACGGGATAAATACCCACACCACCGTGCTCTCCGTCCCTATCGACGTGGGCACGTCCCTGACCGACCCTATCCTGGTGGTCAACAACCTGAAAATGAGCGCGAGCGGCGGGACCTATGACCTGACCGGCGACGTGACCAATGCCGGCCTCGAAGACGCGATGTCGGTGATCGTCACTGCCGGCAGTCCGGCAAAAGCGACAGACCCCTATCCAAACTATGTGATCGGCAGCCTCGACTCCGATGACTTCTCAAGTTTCGAGGTGACCTTCACGGGGCAGGGTCTCATATCGGTCCCGATACTAGTACAGTACAAGGACGAGGACGGAAATGACTATACGACGACCTATACCTACGAGATGAGTACAGGGATGGCCACCGCTTCAGGCGACAGTTCGTCCGTCTCTGCATCTTCGGGATCCCCGTCCTCAGGAGGAGCGCCAGGAGGTGGCGGACCGGGCGGCATGAGTATGTTCGGGATGGGAGGTGGAGGCCGCTCAGGATCACTTCCCCTGACTCAGATCGGCATTCTGATTGTCGTTCTGATCGTTGGGGTCGTCGCATGGCGGAAGGGATACCTCGGACGCGCCCGCACCGCCCTGAAGAACCGGGTGAAGAAGGAGTGA
- a CDS encoding methanogenesis marker 8 protein produces MTDEHIIEAIGKTRIVVRDGRVVEVGKPLIRSCPLAEKFSCPVREMTEEAIRENIEERMQAFGMCTPDRQVTDRSDFVLFGASEVISSALRNGLVRSAVIVCDGAGTVVVTAPDLVQGIGGRVSGIVQTSPIPQVIGRIEALGGQVLDPATARIDMPAGAAFARDLGLVPAAVTVATADDAETVRTDHPEALIIAVHTTGVSREEARRLAAVADLVTACASAAVREEAGPRALLQAGTAVPVFTMTPLGKRVVLAKLQETERQVLVSGKALPVRGGGGPEPLI; encoded by the coding sequence ATGACTGACGAGCATATCATCGAGGCAATCGGAAAGACGAGGATCGTGGTGCGGGACGGCAGGGTCGTCGAGGTCGGGAAGCCCCTGATCCGGTCCTGCCCCCTTGCGGAGAAGTTCTCCTGCCCTGTCCGCGAGATGACGGAGGAGGCGATCAGGGAGAACATCGAGGAGAGGATGCAGGCCTTCGGGATGTGCACGCCCGACAGGCAGGTGACGGACAGGTCTGACTTCGTCCTCTTCGGGGCGTCTGAGGTGATCTCCTCCGCCCTCAGGAACGGACTTGTGCGCTCGGCGGTCATCGTCTGCGACGGGGCTGGCACGGTGGTCGTCACCGCGCCCGACCTGGTGCAGGGCATCGGCGGGAGGGTCTCCGGGATCGTGCAGACCTCCCCGATACCGCAGGTGATCGGGCGGATCGAGGCGCTCGGCGGCCAGGTGCTTGACCCGGCGACGGCACGGATCGACATGCCTGCCGGGGCGGCATTCGCCCGCGACCTCGGCCTCGTCCCGGCCGCCGTCACGGTGGCGACCGCGGACGACGCGGAGACGGTGCGGACAGACCATCCGGAGGCGCTGATCATCGCCGTCCACACGACCGGCGTCTCCCGGGAGGAGGCGCGGCGCCTTGCAGCCGTCGCCGACCTGGTGACGGCCTGCGCCTCGGCTGCGGTCAGGGAGGAGGCCGGGCCCCGCGCCCTCCTCCAGGCAGGCACGGCGGTGCCGGTCTTTACGATGACGCCCCTCGGCAAGAGAGTGGTGCTCGCAAAGTTGCAGGAGACGGAGAGGCAGGTGCTGGTCAGCGGCAAGGCGCTGCCCGTCAGGGGCGGGGGAGGGCCGGAACCCCTGATCTGA
- the ade gene encoding adenine deaminase yields MGRTIRVAQGLEPADRLFTHLSLYNPFTCSWDETSFAVADGIVVGIGVYEAAETVDLEGARVVPGLIDAHTHIESSLLVPGEYARCVVPHGTTTVVADPHEIANVSGIEGLLFMRAEGKKAGLSILLTLPSCVPATPLDRGGADLSADDLATFADTAGVVGLGEVMNVPGVLSGDPEVWKKIGLCAVRDGHAPLLSGQPLNAYVLAGIQSDHECTACAEAEEKLKLGMYIMMREGSTEQNIAALAPLLTPCTASRCCFATDDRHADMLVAAGHIDDAVRKLMKAGVSLETALRAATLTAAERFRLDDRGAIAPGRRADFCVLAEGKVFAVKETYILGKKYEDPGFRKPACPKPRFACPVPSPADIAVGGQGRARVIGLVPGQIVTESLSKEVAAVPDLEEDILKVVVCDRYRGTGCGVGLVHGLGLKEGAIATSVSHDAHNIIAAGVTDEEIVRAISEVVGHQGAMTAVRGDAVVTLPLTCGGLMAAMPYPAVCEALDRLSAETGAMGAVDQPFMYLSFLALTVIPHLRVTTRGVFDADAFRDVPLFSEGP; encoded by the coding sequence ATGGGACGGACCATCAGGGTGGCGCAGGGGCTCGAGCCTGCCGACCGACTCTTCACGCATCTCTCTCTCTATAATCCCTTCACCTGCTCCTGGGACGAGACCTCCTTCGCGGTCGCTGACGGCATCGTCGTCGGGATAGGTGTCTATGAGGCGGCGGAGACGGTCGACCTCGAGGGAGCACGGGTGGTCCCCGGCCTGATCGACGCCCACACCCATATCGAGAGTTCTCTGCTGGTGCCCGGCGAGTACGCCAGGTGCGTGGTCCCCCACGGCACGACGACGGTCGTCGCCGACCCCCACGAGATCGCAAATGTCTCGGGTATCGAAGGGCTTCTGTTCATGCGTGCAGAAGGGAAAAAGGCCGGGTTGTCTATCCTCCTCACCCTCCCCTCCTGCGTTCCCGCCACCCCTCTCGACAGGGGCGGGGCCGACCTCTCTGCCGATGACCTGGCCACTTTTGCGGATACCGCCGGGGTGGTGGGCCTCGGGGAAGTGATGAACGTCCCCGGCGTCCTCTCGGGAGACCCGGAGGTCTGGAAAAAGATCGGCCTCTGCGCGGTGCGGGACGGCCATGCCCCCCTCCTCTCGGGCCAGCCCCTCAATGCCTATGTGCTTGCCGGCATCCAGAGCGATCACGAGTGCACCGCGTGCGCGGAGGCCGAGGAGAAACTGAAGCTCGGGATGTACATCATGATGCGCGAGGGCTCGACAGAGCAGAACATCGCGGCCCTCGCCCCTCTCCTGACGCCGTGCACGGCCTCACGCTGCTGCTTCGCGACCGACGACCGCCATGCCGACATGCTCGTCGCCGCGGGGCACATCGACGACGCGGTGCGAAAACTCATGAAGGCCGGGGTCTCGCTGGAGACCGCCCTCCGTGCGGCGACCCTCACCGCGGCAGAGCGTTTTCGCCTCGACGACCGCGGGGCGATTGCGCCCGGACGCCGGGCCGACTTCTGCGTCCTCGCGGAGGGCAAGGTCTTCGCCGTGAAAGAGACCTATATTCTCGGGAAGAAATACGAGGACCCGGGATTCAGGAAACCTGCATGCCCGAAGCCGCGGTTCGCCTGCCCGGTGCCGTCGCCGGCCGATATTGCGGTCGGGGGACAGGGCAGGGCGCGGGTGATCGGCCTTGTGCCGGGGCAGATCGTCACTGAGTCTCTCTCCAAGGAGGTGGCCGCGGTGCCCGACCTGGAGGAGGACATCCTCAAGGTCGTCGTATGCGACCGCTACCGCGGCACAGGCTGCGGCGTCGGCCTGGTCCATGGCCTTGGCCTGAAGGAAGGGGCGATTGCGACGAGTGTCTCCCATGACGCCCACAACATCATCGCCGCCGGCGTCACCGACGAGGAGATCGTGCGGGCGATCAGCGAGGTCGTCGGGCACCAGGGCGCGATGACCGCGGTCAGGGGTGACGCGGTCGTCACCCTGCCCCTCACCTGTGGCGGCCTGATGGCGGCCATGCCCTACCCCGCGGTCTGCGAGGCCCTGGACCGCCTTTCCGCGGAGACGGGGGCGATGGGGGCGGTGGACCAGCCCTTCATGTACCTCTCCTTCCTGGCCCTGACCGTCATCCCGCACCTGCGGGTGACGACGCGGGGGGTCTTCGACGCGGACGCGTTCAGGGACGTCCCGCTCTTTTCGGAGGGACCATGA
- a CDS encoding GTP-binding protein → MAHGKFKLCVFGPYDAGKSSLIQALDQNTRHIEARCEGGSTTVALDYGRVQVGQETVYLFGTPGQERFEFVRQILARGMDGAIIVVDSTADPDPMVRRLSDWLVAQKVPYAIMLNKCDLPGSSPSRFAHEIGDASVYLVSAKSGKNVHEALSLFIQGLKR, encoded by the coding sequence ATGGCACATGGTAAGTTCAAGCTCTGTGTCTTCGGGCCGTACGACGCCGGGAAGTCCAGCCTGATCCAGGCACTGGACCAGAACACCCGGCACATCGAGGCACGGTGCGAGGGCGGGTCGACCACGGTTGCCCTGGATTATGGGAGGGTCCAGGTAGGACAGGAGACGGTCTATCTCTTTGGAACGCCGGGTCAGGAGCGTTTTGAGTTTGTCAGGCAGATACTTGCCCGGGGCATGGACGGAGCCATTATCGTGGTGGACTCGACCGCGGACCCCGATCCCATGGTCCGGCGTCTCTCGGACTGGCTTGTCGCGCAAAAGGTTCCATACGCCATCATGCTCAACAAATGCGACCTGCCGGGTTCGTCTCCCTCCCGCTTTGCCCATGAGATCGGGGATGCATCCGTGTACCTCGTGTCCGCAAAGTCGGGAAAGAATGTTCATGAAGCGCTCTCTTTATTTATCCAGGGCCTGAAAAGATGA
- a CDS encoding DUF7123 family protein, with translation MDRKKSIREQYNDSQCRIVHYLKSGIQRGKHYFKSKYIAHDLGLSAKEVGTNLAILSEICDELEITRWSYSNSTTWMVSPRAA, from the coding sequence ATGGATAGAAAAAAGAGTATCCGGGAACAGTACAACGACAGTCAATGCCGGATTGTTCATTACCTCAAATCAGGCATACAGCGAGGCAAACACTATTTCAAGTCAAAGTACATCGCTCATGACCTCGGGCTTTCTGCAAAGGAAGTCGGGACAAATCTTGCCATACTTTCAGAGATCTGCGATGAACTTGAGATTACCCGCTGGAGTTACTCCAATTCCACGACCTGGATGGTCAGTCCGCGCGCAGCATAA
- a CDS encoding DUF3821 domain-containing protein: protein MDRKYRSLLSRTGVLCCTFLLLVATVAAPVVARGTTISDIQPGDTVFVYETGLDLTALRNATTDNPVTALQRFNDDDPKKGLINTIPVPDDTDFDLIDALVSDDTGLYFAYNSQDGITNRIYIRYPDVSIEAVLAAPNHAERIEGISVPTGTEIAFRVISSDVGTYYAAGETRAAVELVLTTPGGAEMTSFGGRDFSNLPIDGSLFYTDDPGRPGSVALEDLEQGMYRVQARWTSPQGFADDAEDSNVITFSVGDRVGVNTTTPTTAATTAPTTVPTTAVTTETTAPETTATTPSLTTAATTETTVPVTTMTQASGTLIPALGAAALLLFALRRR from the coding sequence ATGGATCGAAAATATCGTTCACTGCTCTCCCGTACAGGTGTACTCTGTTGCACCTTTCTTCTCCTTGTTGCGACGGTTGCAGCGCCGGTTGTAGCAAGGGGGACAACGATTTCCGATATACAACCGGGAGACACCGTCTTTGTCTATGAGACCGGATTGGACCTGACGGCCCTCAGGAATGCAACAACAGACAATCCCGTCACAGCGCTCCAGCGCTTTAATGACGACGACCCGAAAAAAGGTCTCATCAATACGATTCCGGTCCCCGACGACACGGACTTCGACCTCATCGACGCCCTGGTGAGTGACGATACGGGACTGTACTTTGCCTACAACTCGCAGGACGGCATCACGAACAGGATTTACATCCGCTATCCCGACGTGAGCATCGAGGCGGTGCTTGCAGCCCCGAACCATGCGGAACGTATTGAGGGAATATCGGTTCCGACAGGGACGGAGATCGCCTTCCGGGTGATATCGTCTGATGTCGGTACATACTATGCGGCCGGAGAGACGCGTGCGGCGGTCGAGCTTGTGCTCACAACGCCGGGAGGTGCGGAGATGACGTCTTTTGGCGGACGTGATTTCTCGAACCTGCCGATCGACGGTTCGCTGTTCTACACAGACGACCCTGGCAGGCCCGGATCGGTTGCCCTGGAAGACCTTGAGCAAGGGATGTACAGGGTCCAGGCCAGGTGGACATCGCCGCAGGGCTTTGCCGACGATGCAGAGGATTCCAATGTCATCACATTCTCTGTCGGCGATCGGGTCGGGGTGAACACAACGACGCCGACGACCGCGGCGACGACAGCGCCCACCACTGTTCCGACGACGGCTGTGACAACAGAAACAACGGCCCCGGAGACAACCGCAACGACACCGTCCCTGACAACGGCCGCGACCACGGAGACGACAGTGCCGGTGACGACCATGACACAGGCATCGGGAACCCTGATCCCTGCACTCGGGGCAGCGGCCCTCCTCCTCTTTGCGCTGAGACGGCGGTGA